In one Liolophura sinensis isolate JHLJ2023 chromosome 11, CUHK_Ljap_v2, whole genome shotgun sequence genomic region, the following are encoded:
- the LOC135477911 gene encoding large ribosomal subunit protein eL43: MAKRTKKVGIVGKYGTRYGASLRKTVKKMEITQHCKYTCQFCGKDAMKRRAVGIWGCKSCRKVVAGGAWVYSTMAAVTVRSAVRRLRDMKES; encoded by the exons ATG GCAAAGCGCACCAAGAAGGTTGGGATCGTGGGCAAGTATGGCACAAGGTACGGTGCCTCCCTCCGAAAAACGGTGAAGAAGATGGAGATCACTCAGCATTGCAAGTACACCTGTCAGTTTTGTGGAAAG GATGCGATGAAGAGGAGGGCTGTGGGTATTTGGGGATGCAAATCGTGTCGTAAAGTGGTGGCTGGAGGAGCGTGGGTGTACAG TACAATGGCAGCAGTGACAGTAAGGAGTGCCGTGAGACGTCTGAGAGACATGAAGGAATCCTAA